GCCTCAAAAGTAGATCGTTTTCTCTCTAGATCTGCTCTGGGACAAGCAATAGTGGTCAGTGTGGAGGGATGCGTAAGGTTTAGCTGCGGACGTACCTTGGCGTCTTGCTTGGGATTCGGAGTGCTGCTTCTGTTCTTTGGAGTCAACGGCTCGTCTCAGTGGTTGCTCATCGGTGATGGTAAGAACTTTTGGCGAGTCCAGCCTTAATTTTGAGAGGATTGGAAGGAGATAGTTGTTTATTGGAGTGAATGCTCCTTTGTTAGTCGATTGCCATCGAGTTGATAGTGTGATCGATAGTCCTGGATTTGGTGTGGTTTTTATCCTGTTACCGGCTGTGAATAAGACGTATTCTAGAAGCTTTTAAACGCTTCGCTGTGGGGTGGTAGTGCGTATGAGGCGCGTGGAGAATCCGTTCAAGGTCTAACTTCTCTCGATTCAGTTTATGTGTTGGTGATGTCTGTGTGCTTCATGTCTATCTCGTTGCTCTTCTCATCTTGTGCTAATTGTGGATGAATCCTCGTTAGGTTGAGCACTCCTATCCTGGAGTTATGTTTTACTATCCTGCCTCTCGTCTTTGTTAGCTGTAAGAGTTTATGTTTTATCCATCTTTTGTCTCCGGGTGATACATGTTATCTCGCTGGCCTTTAACTCCGGAAGGATAGGCAATGTCCTTGCCGGCTTTGTTTGTAAactttgtttgatctaatcttAATCTAccagatgataaaaaaaaaaaattatcaatccaaaattgaattatagcAGACCGACTTGGGAATAGAAATTAGTCGTATATAGAGTCAAGAAAAATTGGTTGCTAGCATAGGTGTAAGGACATGTGCATTGAAAGTTCTTGTGAAAAGTTCACACGTGTTCCtagaaaaaaagtaataaaaaaatacaaaaccaaTGAACTCTTCTCTCTTCGCCTCTTCCGCGTGATACCGTTTCATAACTGTGCCCCACGCGACGTGGCAGTCTACTATaagtcaatatttttttttattttaaaaaaaaaatatatcaaacgaaaaaagaataaaagaataaaatattaatgttgtgAACTCCAATCAGGGGTTTACTGATGGGCATCCCTAACGGACCTGAGCCATAAACTGATTAAGAGCCCAATATATTCTGGGATGCTTACGTGGCAACTTAGTCCACCTGTTATCATGTCTCGCTTTGTGATTGGTCTTCAAAAGTTTTCTGACGTTCTCTTCTTTCATCGATTCCCCCGACTTCTTTAAAGAAGATTCAGATCACCAAAAGCAAAGCATCCACCGCCTTTCATCGCCATGGACGCCATTGATTCCGTCGTTGATCCTCTCAGAGACTTCGCCAAGGATAGCATCCGTCTCGTTAAGCGTTGCCACAAACCAGATCGCAAAGGTATTATTATTCTGTTATGAAATCTATTGATTCTGCTGGATGAATCTCGATCTGCGAATTGACCTAAAGCGATGGTGTTGATTTTTCGTTGCAGAGTTCACGAAAGTTGCAGTTCGCACGGCGATAGGGTTTGTAGTGATGGGATTCGTTGGCTTCTTTGTGAAACTCATCTTTATTCccatcaacaacatcatcgTCGGCGCC
This genomic stretch from Raphanus sativus cultivar WK10039 chromosome 3, ASM80110v3, whole genome shotgun sequence harbors:
- the LOC108846097 gene encoding protein transport protein Sec61 subunit gamma-1, translating into MDAIDSVVDPLRDFAKDSIRLVKRCHKPDRKEFTKVAVRTAIGFVVMGFVGFFVKLIFIPINNIIVGAT